TCAATTGTTATTGTTTTCATGCATTCAAGTGTCCCTGTGTGGCAGCGGAATACACCATTCTGCCAGTACTTCGGATTATCTCTTTGCGCTGCTGTTACGGGATTATAGCACGGACTGCAATAAGGTTTCTTCCAGATCAAAATATGTTCCGCGCTGCTGTTTACCGAAGTAAGCGGCTTAACAAAATCTGCATCGGACGGACCGAAGATAGCAACGGTTGAAATCCCGAATGCTGCAGCAATGTGAAGAGGACCGGTATCTCCGCAGACGAATACATTACATATGGAAATCAAATCTATATCAATAGTTTTTTTGATAACGTTTGAAGTAAATTTGATATCAGGATTTATTTTTTCAGCTGAATCTCTTCCTTCAAAAACTATAACTAAATTATCGCTGCTTTCATTTGCGGAGTTATTAATTACTGTAACAAAATTATTAAAGTCCAAGCGTTTAATGTCCATATCCGTTCCGGGATTTATTCCGCCGAAAGGAAAAATTCCGATTATTTTTTTGTCCGAAGGAATCCCCTGCTCTTTTTTTATTTCTTCTTTTGTTTTAACTCTCTTAAGTGATGTCCCGTTATTTTTCATAGGTAAACCAAGCGGTTCCAACATGCTGATATTTTTATCGGTAGTGTGGGTGTATTTATCAAAATCAACGGAGTGTGTAAGATGCTTAGTTCCGTTAAATCCTAACCTAATTTTTATTCCGGAAAGCTTTGCAAAAAGTCCATAGAAATTGTTTCTGTGACCAAGCACAGCTAAATCATATTTATTATTTCTTAAAGCAAAAATAGTTTTT
The genomic region above belongs to Bacteroidota bacterium and contains:
- a CDS encoding glycosyltransferase family 9 protein; translation: MPKQEIKNILIIKLCCLGDVVFFTPVIENLRTNYPGAKITLLAANWLKPLIPYLKFIDEVIYYEGPYESSGLKKVFNTIKTIFALRNNKYDLAVLGHRNNFYGLFAKLSGIKIRLGFNGTKHLTHSVDFDKYTHTTDKNISMLEPLGLPMKNNGTSLKRVKTKEEIKKEQGIPSDKKIIGIFPFGGINPGTDMDIKRLDFNNFVTVINNSANESSDNLVIVFEGRDSAEKINPDIKFTSNVIKKTIDIDLISICNVFVCGDTGPLHIAAAFGISTVAIFGPSDADFVKPLTSVNSSAEHILIWKKPYCSPCYNPVTAAQRDNPKYWQNGVFRCHTGTLECMKTITIEEVTASISKLNLNK